The Dioscorea cayenensis subsp. rotundata cultivar TDr96_F1 chromosome 27, TDr96_F1_v2_PseudoChromosome.rev07_lg8_w22 25.fasta, whole genome shotgun sequence region TGTTATTCCTAAGAATCAGCCTCCTCAGACTTGAACAGTTCCCGACATCGGCAGGCACATTACCTTCGAGTAAATTATAACCCAAGTTCAAAACCTCCAATTGTTTCCCATGACAGATATTTGGTGGGATGCCtccaacaaaattattattagtgaAGTCAATTTGCACTAAACTACTGTTGATCCCCAACCCTTGAGGTATGACACCACTAAACCGGTTATTGAAAAGAGTGACATTCTTAAGGTTTCTAAGTTCAGTCATCACTGGAGACAAAAGCCCAGAGAGAGAGTTGTTGTAAACAAGAACCTCTTCGAGGCTCTTGATCCTCCAAATCTCAACCGGAAACTCACCGGTGAAGTAGTTTGTAAACAGACGGAGAGTTTTGAGATTAGACAGCTGACCCAATTCTCTTGGAATAATGCCTTCAAGCTGGTTCTCATATGCCTGAAAATCATACAGTGATCGACAATTCCCCTATATCCCGAGGAATCGGCCCCTGACAGAGAGTTCTGAGAGATATAGTATCTCAAGTGTTTTCTAGCAAACTGATGGAAGGCGGTATCAGGCCAGACAACCGATTGCCCTACAACAGCAAACACTGTCAAATTACTGCAATTTCCCAGCCATGCCGGGATCTCACCTTGAAACGATTGAACGATATGAACATTTGCAGCTGCCCGCAAGCTGCTTGAACTGAGAGGAATCCTTCCCTGAAAAATCATTAGTATTAGCATCGACATAACTGAGCCCTTTTTATGTTATTCAAGGTCTCAGGAAGAGCTCCGGTGAGCTGATTGTCCAACAGGGATAGCTCCCTCTAATTTAGTACAATTCCGATTGAATCTGGTACATTGCCTGACAGCTGATTTTCAGATAACCAAAGGTATTTGGAGACTGGACAACTTTCCTATGCTGGCGGGGATCGGCCCGGTGAGTTTGTTCTGGTTCAGATAAACTGTCTCCAAATGCCCATTCTGAAACAAGGAAGCCGGAATCATTCCACTGAGTGCATtggtgaagagggagaggaaggaCAGTCTCTTGAAGTTTAGCACATTCGGTATGTCCCCGGTGAGGAAGTTGTTTGAAAAGTCCAAATATTCAAGGTGAGTACACTACCCAACTCCGACGGTATCGATCCAGCAATTTCAGTTGCTTGCTAAGATCAACAGTCTGAGGTGCCTCAGCAAGCCAATCTCCGGCCCCAGTTTACCGGAGACTCCTTGCTGAGAGAGGTTAAAAAGAGACCACATTGAAGTGCAAATCACACTCAACTCCCAACCCAATCACATGGATTAGGATCAGATGAGTTCCAAGATGATTTAATGGAGGATGGCAACACCAAGTTCTTTGACAGAGCAAGCAAAGCTTGCCCATCAGGacacaaaccaaatgaaattgGTATTGAGAACAGGAACAATGAGAAGCAATAAAACAGATCTGATCCCATTCCAAACACAGCTTCAATGTACAGTAAAATCCCTAAGCTACTCCCTGTCATTTCAATCCATATCCAAGAATCAGCAACAATGTCAAAGGCAGACAAATTTTCTCAATTCCatcaataaacatgaaaaaggTAACAGTTTTACAAACAAATACAGACAGTAATACAAAAACTAAGCTAGTACAAAGCATGATAAACAGAACACAATgaaaaagaagcagaagaaaaCATCACAAAACTCAAGATCAAAGtgaaagcaaaaaagaaaagaaaaccaagtacCTTAGTAGGAATTCTTCATCTCTCAAATGGTTGGAGAACAAGAAGGAAAGGAAGCATTCCACTTTAGCATAACTAGTatgtctacatatatatatatatatatatattagttttactTTTGAGTTTTTTATTCATCTTTGAATGTTTTTGTGCTAAGTGCACTCAGcaccatatttttttgtttgttgttgttgttgtgcaaAGGCATGTGTTcatattgaaattaaatatataataagaaaaccagtaataatatcaatattattTCAAGAACATTCTTTTTGAGATGCATTTTAAAGAAGTGGTGAGatgtttggattattttttttccctttttttaaaatatttatttagtgtAAACGTGTCAGAAGACTCATGACACCTGGTTACTGAATTAGACATGGACCACATAACAGTTCAAAGCTCTCTGGTTTTTGttggtattatttttatacaaatttttgGCATGAATCACTCCAGATTGTCTTTCAACTTAAGAAACCAAAATATTCAGTAACAATGCAAGCAAAATCAATcaacaaaaaatcaatcaaattatcaCAACAAGCATCAAAAGCATCAACAAATTAGCATGCCAAGTCCACAAAACTATGTATACATTTCAATGACAAGGGAGAAATGATGTTTTGAAAAGTCAAATAATTAGTCCTTTGAAGGTCAATGAACAGAATCAAACCACAAGAAGGCATGCAAAGACAAAGTCTTACATGAATCcatgaaaaagaataaaagagcaTGAGTTCACACTGTTGGTTGACATGGagaaaaagattatatatatatatatatatataaaaaccgCTAACACACAAATACAAAGATTTTTAGTCAAAATTGAGGAGCACTCATCACTCATCGACTATCAGACATAGTTTTGGAGTTCCACAGTATGTCCGGTGGAGGGACTCGagggatgtacctttgatatgTGGTGGTCGTGATGCACATATCGGGTGAGCGTAATCGGGTGGGAGGAAAGTGTCTGAGCACGTATGTTGCTCGTTACTGCTTTTATGGCCGTCATGCTTTCACTTCGCTGGTCTTTGGTTTGTAGCTCTCGCTCTTGCCTGTACTGATCGATGTATTGCCGGATATTTACGT contains the following coding sequences:
- the LOC120253251 gene encoding leucine-rich repeat receptor-like protein kinase PEPR1 encodes the protein MTGSSLGILLYIEAVFGMGSDLFYCFSLFLFSIPISFGLCPDGQALLALSKNLVLPSSIKSSWNSSDPNPCDWWNDSGFLVSEWAFGDSLSEPEQTHRADPRQHRKVVQSPNTFGYLKISCQGRIPLSSSSLRAAANVHIVQSFQGEIPAWLGNCSNLTVFAVVGQSAYENQLEGIIPRELGQLSNLKTLRLFTNYFTGEFPVEIWRIKSLEEVLVYNNSLSGLLSPVMTELRNLKNVTLFNNRFSGVIPQGLGINSSLVQIDFTNNNFVGGIPPNICHGKQLEVLNLGYNLLEGNVPADVGNCSSLRRLILRNNKLSGSLPDFAEDSSLLYMDLRENNLNGPLPPSVVPLSLKNLLLLSQLMLQGNQFSGGIPDFLSGFEMLLECSLIPSEFANLNRLQTLDVSNNNLTGELTSLRDLSSLLQVNVSYNQFTGSFAEKFVKLVGFLSKLISRAMQAFVVRR